Part of the bacterium genome, GAGGATAGGCCCCCGCTCAACGGTCTCAAACGCGGAGGTTTTCAATGGGCACCAAGGACACCGCCTCTTCGGGAGGCACCACCAGGGAGCCCGGGCTCCTGGAGTCGTTCTCGAACACCCTGATGGGCGTCGAGAACCCCGTCACGCACACGCTGCCCGACGGCACGGTCGGTCACGGCCGGACTGCCGATGAGGCGCGGCAGGACGCCGAGAACAAGTCGAAGTAAGGAGGTTGGGTCATGTCGAGCGGCTTCGATTTCGCCAAGTTCACCAAGACCACCGCAGTCCAGGTTGACAAGATCGATGTGGGGCTTGGTGAGCCGATCTGCATCTCGCACGTGTTCCACCCGAATCCGCCCAAGGAGTACGAGGCGCGCATCGATGTCGGCGGCGGCGTCAGGATCAACCTCGAGAGGGGCACCATCGAGCAGAAGTAGCTTGCCAGACATGCCCTCCTCGGGCCCCCGGCGGGATTCCCCCGGGGGCTTTTTGTATGCAAGATGGCCCACTTTTCCAAGAGTAGGCCATCTCCGGCCTTGACGACCACCCCCCGGGCTGGTACGAAGACACTAGAGGGCCATCGACGGCACTTTATCCATGAAGTAGGCCATGGCGCGTACACACCAGCTCCAAGACAGCGAATATCACCTGAATCCGGCCGCGCTCCGGAAGGTGATCTACGCCACCGAGTCCTTCCGGGACCGGTGCATTCTCAAGACCTTCGCGCAGACCGGCATCCGCCGCGCGGAGCTCGGGGCCCTCGACGTCCGAGACGTCGACCTCGAGCGCCGGCGGCTCCAAGTCCGCGAAGGCAAGGGATCGAAGGACCGAGTCCTCCCGATCACCGACGAGCTCGCCTCCGACCTCGCGCACCTCATCGGCAAGCGCAAGACCGGTCCGCTCTTTGTCTCTCTCCGCGGCTCCGCAGTTTCAGTCCGCCAGCTCAACCGGATCGTTGCCGACGCCGGCCGCCGGGCTGGTGTCGAGAACCCGAACCCGAAATACGCGGGCCAGCTCACCTGCCACCTCTTCCGGCATAGCTTCGCTAGGGCATGGAAGTCGAAGGGCGGTTCGATCGAGAGCCTTGCGAAGATTCTCGGCCATTCGTCCACCGCGACGACCGTGGACCTCTACGGAACCGAGAGCATCGAGGACGTTCAAGCCAACTATGAGCGGGTTATGGCTGAACTCGCGGGCTAGAAAGGTGGGCCATGGAATCCAAGCGCGAACCACTGCCGACCACACCGGCCTTCCGTGAAGCTCGAGAGGGGTTGCCGGAAGGCCTCCGAAACGACTTCGATTCTCTCGTCGAGATGTACCGCTTCTATGCGTTCCTCCACTACGAGCGGCCGTTCGTCTCCTACAAGATCCTCGCCGACCTCGTCCGCAATGGCTGGCGCCCGAGTGCCGATCCCCTTCCGGACTGATGTCTGCAGTGGCCGCACGCGGCTCGCAGAATCTAAGCCGGGACGGGCACAGCACGAACTACGGCAAGCTCCTCTTCCGTCAGCCCGAGGATCTCTGTCATGGCTTGCTCGATGCGCAGTCTCAAAGCCTCAGCTTCTCGTTCCTTCGCCGCCCGAATCGCCGGGGATCGTGCCTCCCAGACTTCCGACGTCGTCCTGACTGCCCGTTCCACAAGGCCCTCAACGCTCCGCCGCTGCTCCGCCGCAGCGCTGGGAATCGGCAAGCTCTCGATGAACTGCTTCCCGTGCGAATAGTAGCCGCCGCCGAAAACGCTTGTCCTAGAGCGCACCATCGCCTCGCTCAATGGATGGCATAGCACGGCAAGGAGGTAGTAGAGGGAACTCGTCGAGCCCTCCTTGGGCTTGGTGAGGTAGTAGGGCCCGTTGCCTCCTCCAGTCACGACGATGTTCTGGTCGTCGTAGGCGTAGCGCGGTTCGAGCGACAGAATGGGAAGGATGATCTTGGCGCAGTTGAACTTAGTCAGGCTCTGCGAACGGCCGTACTGGTAGAACTGCCGTTCGCTCGCACTCCCGCCGGTGACATTTCGGACCTCGAGTTGTCCGCGACGCGCCTGCAAGTATGCCCAGGCACCGGGATAGTCAGCCCGCATTTCTCTCGGCTGGATGAGCGACGCTCTCCGCTCACCCAGTCGATAGGGGAAGATGATGTACTTGTTGGGCTGCGGCCGCGCATATGCGTGCAGCTGCACATCGTGCAGGCAGGGCCGCAGGATCGCCCGCTCCAGTGTCCACTCGCGGCCATCCCAGGTGATGGAAATGCTGTCTGCGTTCTCCTGTTCCGCGACTACGATGTAAACCTCGTCTGCGCTTGTTTGCACGCCGACGAAAATGTCCGCTACATCACCAAGGGTCTCCGTCCAGGCGCTCCGGATTCGGTCGAATACAGCCCGTGCTGAACTCGCGGCAATGGTCCACGCCTCCTCACCGAGGCGGGTACCTGGGATTGTCTCGCGCTCACCGGCCTCGCCATAGCGCCAGCGCACCAGGTTGGCAACGCGCTCGAGGCGGACATCGGCGGCGCCACTCTTCGTGAGCACCAGGATGCACGTGTAGTTCTGCGCCCCAGCTCCGAACACCTGCTGCGCCCCAAAGTGCACCAGCTCGTCAACCAATCGACCTTCCGCGAGGAGCCGCCGCACCGCGCGTCCCGCCGTAAGGGTCATGAACTTGTTCGGCACGATGAACCCAAGCCGCCCCGCGGGCCCGAGCAGGCTCAGCGACCGCTCAATGAAGAGTGCGTACTTGTCGAAGTTGTCAGCCCGGGCCGTCGTGTAGGGAGAGCGGGGGCTCTGGTAGAACCCTACCTCTTCGGGTGAATACGCCACCATGTTCTGGATTCGGATGTACGGCGGGTTCCCCACGATAACGTCGAAGCCACCCCGCCTCATCTCCGCAGGAAACTCTCGAGCCCACGTGAAAGGACTCACTCTGTCTACCAGACCCGGATCTGCTCCTGGAGTATACGCGGCAAACTCCTCATGTGATACCAGGCTGTTTCCCTGCCGGATCTGCGGTGCGAGGTTCGGCAACACCGGCTCGCGCCTCGCTCTTTCGTATGCCTGCAGGGCTCCTGCTGTCTCGTCCTCTACCAGTCGGAGGAGCAGGCTGAACCGCGCAACCTCAACAGCGTTGGGGTCGATATCGACACCACGAATGGATTGAAGGAGGATCCGCCGCTTCTCCTCGAAGGTCAGGCGCCACCGGTTGCCTGTGACCTCGTAGATCCTCGCCCCAACGTGCTCGGCTCGATTGTGCTCCACGTACCACTTGAGATGTTGGTTGAGAAGCAGCTCGTAGAGAGTGTGCCAGGCTTAGTTGAAATTCAGAAGGCTCCCGATATGATGGCGAGGAGTTCGAAGTCTCGACCGTCACAAGAAGGGAGCATTGATGAGAAGCGTAGTACGGATTTCGGAGCGGCGCAAGCCGCGTGAGGTGTCGCAGGGCAAGCTGCTGCGGGTGGTTCAGGACGGCGATGAGCGGTCGCGGCGGCTGTGGGCGATTCAGGCGCTCTTGCCGGTGGCGCTTGAGGAGTTCGTGAAGGAGATACAGCGGGAGCTCGAGGAGCTGACGGGGCCGCGCTATCAGCGGGCGGCCGGCGAGGAGGATCGGGTGCGCTGGGGCCGGCAGGCTGGGTCGATCTTCTTGCTGGACCAGAAGGTACCTGTCGCGGTGCCGAGGGTTCGGGATCGGCGGCGCCAGGTCGAGGTGCCGCTGGAGACGTACCGCGGGATGCAGAGCCCGCAGGCGGCGGATCGGCTGGTGTTCGCGCGGATTCTGGGGGGCCTGAGCTGCCGTGGCTATCGCGACGCGTCGGCACTGGACCCGGAGAGCTTCGGGCTGGCCTCGTCGACCGTGTCGCGGCGATTCATCCAGGTGACGGCGTCGCGGTTGCGCACGTTGCAGGACCGTAGCCTCGCCGGTGAGGAGTACGTCGCACTGTTCCTGGACGGAAAGGCGTTTGCAGGCGAGACGATCGTGCTGGCGATCGGCATCCTGGCCAGCGGCGAGAAGCGCGTCCTGGGATTCGTGCAGACGACGACAGAGAACGAGCGGTCGTGCGCGGAGTTCCTGCAAGGCCTCGTGGAGCGGGGTCTGCGTTACGAGGACGGGCTGCTGTGCGTCATCGATGGCGGCAAGGGCCTGCGCAAAGCGATCAGCCGGGTGTTCGGTCGCCGGGCGGCGGTGCAACGCTGTCACTTCCATAAGCGGAGCAACGT contains:
- a CDS encoding IS256 family transposase, which produces MRSVVRISERRKPREVSQGKLLRVVQDGDERSRRLWAIQALLPVALEEFVKEIQRELEELTGPRYQRAAGEEDRVRWGRQAGSIFLLDQKVPVAVPRVRDRRRQVEVPLETYRGMQSPQAADRLVFARILGGLSCRGYRDASALDPESFGLASSTVSRRFIQVTASRLRTLQDRSLAGEEYVALFLDGKAFAGETIVLAIGILASGEKRVLGFVQTTTENERSCAEFLQGLVERGLRYEDGLLCVIDGGKGLRKAISRVFGRRAAVQRCHFHKRSNVCAYLPKSQQAAWRKRLKRAMDLPGYKEAKAALQRLARELALVNESASRSLLEGLEEILTLQRLGLATELGRSFKTTNVIESLNAGIGQRTDKVDHWRNSNQIQRWVAAAALDVEQRLHKVSGYKHLAKLQAALQAQDQAKAA